Proteins encoded in a region of the Antedon mediterranea chromosome 2, ecAntMedi1.1, whole genome shotgun sequence genome:
- the LOC140040409 gene encoding uncharacterized protein, whose product MFGFETKRRKPNMTVVGVLVCEFLLIMNVIRVCHMAPAGKVNTRFLATIKDGFCPETPGMYYFIEECVEVGLQPQCKFDMDCGGYMKCCQHTKCFDTYVCTTPLSAQDLFPSFPFFRPGRCYNVDELMKKLGGICTEQASCFEDLDCPDEDKCCFVDSNCGQIKQCYKSIPNCNVRGMTYGMGQTYYRGCLACECKMVNGDAVMECIEVADNCVNGAVIDTNPINNGQYYNEEGHIIVNGIQAMHMGIQKKYGD is encoded by the exons ATGTTTGGATTTGAAACAAAAAGACGAAAACC aaatatgaCTGTGGTTGGTGTTTTGGTTTGCGAGTTTTTGCTAATAATGAATGTAATTCGGGTTTGTCATATGGCACCAGCTGGTAAAGTAAATACTCGTTTTCTAG CTACGATTAAAGACGGATTTTGCCCGGAAACACCAGggatgtattattttattgagGAATGTGTAGAGGTTGGTCTTCAGCCGCAGTGTAAATTTGATATGGACTGCGGTGGATATATGAAATGTTGCCAGCATACGAAATGTTTTGACACTTATGTGTGTACAACACCACTTTCAG CCCAAGATCTTTTTCCATCATTTCCATTCTTTCGTCCCGGACGTTGCTATAACGTTGATGAACTAATGAAGAAACTTGGGGGAATTTGCACAGAACAGGCATCTTGTTTTGAAGATTTGGACTGCCCGGATGAAGATAAATGCTGTTTTGTTGACTCCAATTGTGGACAAATAAAACAgtgttataaaagtataccaA ACTGCAACGTCCGAGGAATGACGTATGGAATGGGTCAAACTTATTACAGAGGCTGTCTTGCTTG TGAGTGTAAAATGGTTAATGGTGACGCAGTAATGGAGTGTATTGAAGTCGCAGATAATTGCGTAAATGGAGCTGTAATA GACACAAATCCGATAAATAATGGACAATATTACAACGAAGAAGGACATATCATTGTAAATGGAATACAAGCCATGCACATGGGTATTCAAAAGAAGTACGGtgattag
- the LOC140040411 gene encoding uncharacterized protein: MSEENAIKIIKKSLKALENMTSYNTKDAKNELQYIGDCYWNFEAYRKEVGEALAEGNAPELFIKILNNLSKYGYFKNDSVWFSAYYVFNNSWNFSDASLSFATALGDAGMVKLCSDILDSPQYRQKLEKSKNVHYLCKACLSILHNLSRSLSLNVYFRKACVVEKIKAYLEFDDFLKALTMMLIAAIIEEDQMDILKDTGTVEYLIESCEKAMRQKDRRYEGISIAELVEGLERLCINKANCKVVIDARGLETLKKILDFQDQTEQVLAIKAVWSLAFDEDYSRPILTKNTDIILALQKLVHSPNKEVRTSAQRALWVVKGNTEVTGTSKTNQKHEKHIMISYQWDIQNLVVKIKDALKECGYKIWIDLECMEGSTLQAMASAVENASTVIICITEKYKYSHNCRTEAEYAFQQNKKIVPLMMQPQYKPDGWLGMILGTKLYVDFRGQYDFQKQIPLLTKQIGSKKDSDVVTAVDIPDLGSKPGSGDAAGSQVSMMGWSRDEVQNWLENNHLQAYSINFSNFDGSTLQSFRNLRREAPEFFYNVLRNDLGFVDIVDLLKFTNAMDNL, encoded by the exons ATGAGTGAGGAAAACGCTATTAAAATTATCAAGAAAAGTCTAAAGGCGTTAGAGAATATGACGAGTTACAATACCAAAGATGCCAAAAACGAACTGCAATACATTGGGGACTGCTACTGGAACTTTGAGGCCTACAGAAAAGAAGTTGGAGAGGCGTTGGCAGAAGGAAATGCACCAG AACTGTTTATAAAAATACTCAACAACCTTTCTAAATATGGTTATTTTAAGAATGATTCAGTGTGGTTTTCTGCATATTATGTTTTCAATAACTCATGGAACTTCAGCGATGCAAGTTTGTCATTTGCCACGGCTCTTGGTGATGCTGGCATGGTGAAGCTATGCTCTGATATATTAGATTCACCTCAATACAGACAGAAGCTTGAAAAAAGtaag AATGTTCATTATTTATGCAAAGCTTGCCTGAGTATACTACACAATCTAAGTAGATCTTTGTCTCTCAACGTCTACTTCCGCAAGGCATGTGTCGTGGAAAAAATCAAAGCATACTTGGAATTTGATGATTTCCTCAAAGCTTTGACGATGATGCTTATTGCGGCAATTATCGAGGAGGACCAGATGGATATATTAAAAGACACAG GCACGGTGGAATATCTTATTGAATCTTGTGAGAAGGCTATGCGACAAAAAGACAGACGATATGAAGGTATTTCCATCGCTGAGTTAGTGGAAGGTCTGGAAAGACTATGCATCAACAAGGCAAATTGTAAAGTA gtCATAGATGCAAGAGGATTAGAAACTCTAAAAAAAATTCTAGATTTTCAAGATCAAACGGAGCAAGTATTAGCTATCAAGGCTGTGTGGAGCCTCGCTTTTGATGAAGATTACAGTCGACCAATTCTTACCAAGAACACTGATATTATACTCGCTCTGCAAAAGCTAGTCCATAGCCCAAATAAGGAAGTAAGGACCAGTGCCCAAAGAGCATTGTGGGTAGTGAAAGGGAACACGGAAGTTACAG GGACCAGTAAAACTAACCAGAAACATGAGAAGCATATTATGATCAGCTATCAGTGGGACATCCAGAACTTAGTCGTCAAAATCAAAGATGCTTTAAAG GAATGCGGCTACAAAATATGGATTGATTTAGAATGTATGGAAGGTTCAACACTACAAGCAATGGCATCAGCTGTAGAAAATGCATCCACTGTGATTATTTGCATTACAGAGAAATATAAATACAGTCACAACTGTAGAACTG aGGCTGAATATGCTttccaacaaaataaaaaaattgttccATTGATGATGCAGCCACAGTATAAGCCTGATGGTTGGCTGGGAATGATCCTGGGAACAAAACTTTATGTTGATTTCCGAGGTCAATATGATTTTCAGAAACAGATTCCGTTGCTTACCAAACAGATTGGATCAAAAAAAG ATTCTGATGTTGTGACAGCAGTTGACATACCGGATCTTGGCAGCAAACCTGGATCAGGTGATGCAGCAGGCAGTCAAGTTTCAATGATGGGCTGGTCAAGGGATGAAGTACAAAACTGGTTGGAAAATAATCATCTTCAGGC ttaTTCGATTAACTTCAGCAATTTTGATGGTAGCACTTTACAGAGTTTCAGGAACCTTAGAAGAGAAGCTCCAGAGTTTTTTTACAATGTTCTACGCAATGACTTAGGATTTGTAGATATCGTTGATCTACTGAAATTCACAAACGCGATGGATAATCTGTAG
- the LOC140039276 gene encoding uncharacterized protein: protein MTKELHIQVEVNNRPACMHTGSDSRPRKRPRRKRGGVKLRRKIDTRVTFRSVGNKVTQGRNIGNLIPCITGDLAAPTIMYTNAWSLKNKADEFHCTLKKHNVDVAIVTETWLTEETQGIVNFCDYKGVFKNRTDKIGGGVACFAADHLEIHPIVTHTDCKFECLWSKISYRSTQNSKTRSIYIGAIYYPPSANYPNQLLEHVGNVIDSIYGMDRLANIIVLGDFNHLNTTYMQSELGMEQMIDFPTHRKNNILDKVFMNRPERYSKATKLAPLGRSDHCCILLKPIHVIPTSNYTTCTIQPYRNSSVRSFGSWITAHDWCHVLDSESTSVKTNEFLTVLNGKFADFFPVKSICHKKTDKPWMTPRIKRLIVERQLAFSSNHTQQWRRIRNSIQRAITHAKEKFYATSLKCLKSNSPARWHKGIVNLCNLKKKDTFNIPGLSTQAAVEVINQHFATICSELSALDITKLPSYLPASEPPPVIYPGQVKSAIDKLNIQKAGHPEDLPIRLIKEFSFELSYPLADIFNSSLNEGNFPEQWKKATIIPVPKVPDANNCNDLRPISLTPIFSRIFESFLAEWVTNDIKDSLDSKQFGCRRGSSTSHYLVDLINSVVSDLEGGSKYLNLCAVDFTKAFDRVDH, encoded by the coding sequence ATGACAAAGGAACTGCATATACAGGTGGAGGTAAACAATAGACCGGCTTGTATGCATACCGGTAGCGATTCTCGGCCTAGAAAACGACCAAGAAGGAAACGCGGAGGTGTTAAGCTAAGAAGGAAAATTGATACAAGGGTAACTTTTCGTTCAGTAGGAAATAAGGTGACCCAAGGTCGTAATATTGGAAATTTGATCCCATGCATCACAGGGGATTTAGCTGCACCGACAATTATGTATACGAATGCGTGGTCATTAAAGAATAAAGCAGACGAATTTCACTGTACCTTAAAGAAACATAATGTAGATGTAGCGATAGTCACTGAGACATGGCTAACAGAGGAAACACAAGGTATTGTTAACTTTTGCGATTATAAAGGCGTTTTTAAAAACAGAACTGATAAAATCGGCGGTGGCGTAGCATGCTTTGCAGCGGACCACCTGGAAATCCATCCGATTGTTACGCATACTGATTGCAAATTCGAATGCCTATGGTCAAAAATTAGCTATCGCTCTACACAGAACAGCAAAACGCGTTCTATATATATCGGAGCTATTTACTACCCGCCGTCTGCCAACTACCCCAACCAACTTTTAGAGCATGTTGGAAATGTAATTGATAGTATTTATGGAATGGATAGATTGGCAAATATCATAGTACTTGGTGACTTCAACCATCTAAACACTACCTATATGCAATCTGAATTAGGTATGGAACAAATGATTGATTTTCCTACCCATAGGAAAAATAACATACTTGATAAAGTGTTCATGAATCGACCGGAGAGATACAGTAAAGCCACTAAGTTGGCCCCCTTAGGACGTAGCGACCATTGTTGTATACTATTGAAACCAATCCATGTTATACCTACCTCTAACTACACCACTTGTACTATCCAACCGTATCGTAACTCGTCGGTTAGATCATTTGGATCGTGGATCACTGCCCATGACTGGTGCCATGTTCTTGATAGCGAATCAACAAgtgttaaaacaaatgaatttcTTACTGTGCTTAATGGGAAATTTGCAGATTTTTTCCCCGTGAAATCGATTTGCCATAAGAAAACCGATAAGCCGTGGATGACGCCGAGAATCAAGAGATTGATTGTAGAACGACAGTTGGCCTTTTCTAGTAACCATACCCAACAATGGCGAAGGATACGTAACTCCATACAAAGAGCAATTACGCACGCGAAGGAGAAGTTTTACGCGACCTCATTAAAGTGTCTAAAAAGCAATAGCCCTGCTAGATGGCACAAAGGAATTGTGAATCTCTGCAATCTAAAGAAAAAGGACACGTTTAACATCCCTGGTCTATCAACGCAAGCGGCTGTTGAAGTAATTAACCAACATTTTGCCACGATTTGTAGTGAACTTTCAGCACTTGACATTACAAAACTACCAAGTTACTTACCAGCATCGGAACCCCCACCCGTTATCTACCCAGGACAAGTGAAATCTGCAATCGATAAGTTAAACATACAAAAAGCAGGACACCCAGAAGATCTACCGATCAGATTAATTAAGGAATTCTCATTTGAACTCTCTTATCCATTAGCGGACATTTTTAATTCTTCTTTAAATGAAGGTAATTTTCCTGAACAATGGAAAAAGGCTACTATAATACCAGTTCCTAAGGTTCCAGATGCTAATAATTGTAATGACCTTCGGCCTATATCCCTAACACCCATTTTTTCTCGGATATTTGAAAGCTTTTTAGCGGAGTGGGTAACTAATGATATAAAAGATTCTTTAGATAGTAAGCAATTTGGTTGTCGTAGAGGCTCGTCAACTTCACACTACCTCGTAGACTTGATAAATTCTGTTGTATCTGACCTGGAGGGGGGTAGCAAATATTTAAACTTATGTGCTGTAGACTTTACGAAGGCTTTCGATCGTGTGGATCATTAA
- the LOC140040412 gene encoding organic cation transporter protein-like: MKFDNVFKYIGEYGLYHKLVTLSICCLIFLNSFTNISTVFISGNMDHHCKPPDEANCSELYLGDCWNTNDSMSLPPDDEGTLLINETQCRMYENDTTELIDCEHGWAYDRSRYDSTIVSEFDLVCEDSYLVSLASSLYLAGFFVGSILFGLLCDFLGRRKGAFLGLALALSFTMLCSLSKSYVMYVSFRFLSGISDIGLYVSVFTYVTELVPPSRRAMVSIIVIIYWCFGIMMLAPIAYFIRSWDKLLMTFSISLSPLLLLYFFIPESPRWLLAKGKTEEAKLVIQKIAKRNKVGDLPDDILDNLEVGCDSSESTKTSPLIILRYTQMRRKTVYITYSWFAVNLAYYGLTYGVEGLNVDVYIGTFLGGVTELFACLFTWFFIQKLGRRCSLAGTLVAGGVACFINIWIPVTLVAFRTSLAMIGKFFITSAFGIVYIYTVELFPTNIRSTGLGICSFFSRVAGMLAPQILFLEKVWAPLPLVAFSFTSVTSGLVALLLPETLNVPLPQTIEEAEMITRKNNISGNKDFESLQMQGAANT, translated from the exons ATGAAGTTTGATAACGTCTTTAAATACATTGGTGAATATGGTCTCTATCACAAACTGGTGACATTGTCAATATGCTGTCTTATATTTTTGAATTCGTTTACTAATATATCAACCGTGTTTATCAGTGGAAATATGGATCACCATTGCAAGCCTCCAGATGAAGCTAATTGTAGCGAGCTTTATCTCGGTGACTGCTGGAATACAAACGATAGCATGAGTCTTCCACCTGATGATGAGGGGACACTATTAATTAATGAAACACAATGTAGAATGTATGAAAATGATACGACTGAACTGATTGATTGTGAACATGGATGGGCTTACGATCGATCACGGTATGATTCCACTATTGTGTCTGAG TTTGACCTGGTGTGTGAAGATAGTTATTTGGTGTCCTTGGCGTCATCCTTGTACCTAGCAGGCTTCTTTGTTGGTTCTATTCTATTCGGACTTCTTTGCGAttt TCTAGGAAGAAGAAAAGGAGCGTTTTTAGGCCTTGCACTGGCTTTATCATTCACGATGTTATGCAGTCTGTCGAAATCATATGTGATGTATGTGAGTTTCCGCTTCCTGAGCGGAATATCTGATATTGGGTTATATGTTTCGGTCTTCACATACG TTACGGAATTAGTTCCTCCATCAAGACGAGCCATGGTGTCTATCATTGTGATAATCTATTGGTGCTTTGGCATAATGATGTTAGCTCCGATTGCTTATTTCATTAGATCATGGGACAAGCTTCTCATGACTTTCAGTATTTCCCTTTCCCCCCTGCTGTTGCTTTACTT TTTTATTCCAGAGTCACCTCGGTGGCTTCTTGCCAAAGGGAAAACTGAAGAAGCAAAACTTGTTATTCAAAAAATTGCGAAAAGAAATAAAGTTGGAGATTTACCGGATGACATATTGGACAATTTAGAAGTTGGATGT gATTCAAGTGAAAGTACAAAGACTAGTCCGTTGATTATACTTCGATATACACAGATGAGAAGAAAAACTGTTTACATCACATATAGTTG gtTTGCCGTTAACCTTGCCTACTATGGTTTGACGTATGGTGTTGAGGGTCTAAACGTCGACGTATACATTGGAACTTTCTTGGGTGGTGTTACCGAGTTGTTTGCCTGCCTGTTCACTTGGTTCTTTATTCAGAAGCTGGGCAGACGATGTTCACTAGCAGGTACCCTTGTTGCTGGTGGTGTCGCTTGTTTTATCAATATATGGATCC CGGTAACACTCGTGGCTTTCAGAACATCTTTAGCAATGATTGGCAAGTTTTTCATTACATCTGCATTtggaattgtttatatatatactgttgAACTTTTTCCAACGAATATTAG AAGCACCGGTTTAGGAATATGCTCCTTCTTTTCACGAGTGGCTGGGATGCTTGCCCCTCAGATTCTTTTCCTCGAAAAAGTATGGGCACCTCTGCCGCTGGTGGCGTTCAGTTTTACGTCAGTGACTTCAGGACTGGTGGCACTTCTTCTGCCGGAAACTTTAAATGTGCCACTGCCGCAGACTATAGAAGAAGCTGAAATGATTACAAG gAAAAACAACATAAGTGGGAATAAAGATTTTGAAAGTCTTCAGATGCAAGGAGCAGCCAATActtaa